The genomic interval ATAAGATTTTGGCAAATTGTATCTTTGCTTATGCGTTATATCAAGAAGATTACAGACAAGCAAAAACAAGACTTAGAGAAGATTCATAAAGATAGTAAAAGTTATCAGGAACGTAACCGTTGCCAATGTATACTGTTATCCAATCAAGGCTATCAAGTACAGAAGTTAGCAAGCATTTTTCAAGTAAGTCAGTTAAGTATTTATAAGTGGTTTGATCGCTTTGAGAAAACAGGTGTGGTAGGGTTAAAGAACCAAAAAGGGAAAGGCAGAAAACCCATCCTTACTACCAGTAATGCTACCCATGTTGAAGTAGTGGAAAATAGCATAGAGAAAGAAAAACAACAACTTAAATTAGCTAAGCGAGAGATAGAAGCTAAATTAGGCACGGCTATGAGTGAGATGACCTTGAAGCGGTTTTTAAAAAAATTGACTACCGATGGAAACGTTTCCGTAAATGGATAAAGCCATTGCAAAACAAAGAAGCATATGAGCAGAAAGTCAAGCGATTACATGCTTTGCTTTATTTGGCACAGACAGGCAGTATAGATTTATATTTTGGAGACGAATCAGGGTTTTGCCTTACCCCTTGTGTACCTTATGGATGGATCAAAAAAGGCGAACACGCCCCTATTTTATCCCAAAGAAGTACAAGGATAAATGTATTTGGCTTGTTAAGTACAAATAATGAGTTGCTTACTTATCAGAAAAGTGGGAGTCTAAACGCTGACTTTATCATTGAATGTGTAGAGGCCTTCTCAACATCTATTTCCAAGTTTACTGTCATAGTCTTAGACAACGCCTCCTGGCATACATGTGGCCTATGGGAAGTCAAAAAAGAAGAATGGGAACAGAAAGGATTATACATCTTTTTGCTGCCTAAGTATAGTCCTCATCTTAACAGGATCGAACGATTTTGGAAGCAGGTGAAATATCATTGGCTCAAAGCCGAAGACTATCTGTCTGTAGAAGCGCTTAAGGAGGCACTTTATACCATCTTTTCAGGATTGGGTACTTACTTTAAACTTGATTTTAAAAAACTTGAAGTAGATGAAAATATTATACTTAATTGTGTTTAATTACTTAATAAAGCAGGAATAGTTGTAATCTCATTACTCTTGGCTTCTACGGCTACTTGTCCAAAGCTTAAGCTATGTTCCTCTACCCATACATTGACCATACGAACCAAAGCATGCTTTTTGCCTGCAGGTATAGTACCTCTCAATTCCTTGCCATCTATACATACCTGCTTGCCTGCTAAGGAGAAGCCAGCTACACACGCTTTGAAGCATTGCTCCAAACTATGGCTATCCAGGTGTCTGATCACCCGATTTAAAGTGTCAGCAGAAGGTATACCATTAACAAAACTTAATCCTAGTTCTTGCTGCAGAAACGCTGTATTATCTTTGCCATAATCTGCTATCTCGTCAAAGTCATCACAATCGGCTATTACCCCACATAAAACTAAGCCTAAAATATCTGCTAATAGATGTAAGCAGCGGCCTTGCACCCGAAAATCAGCTACTTTGTTTAGTATCTTTTTAAGTTCCATGCACAAAGTTAGCCCCTCTTTCCTTTTTCTCTATCTTTGGTGCGGAAACCCTATATAGCCTTACTGATTTGCTGTAAATCTGAACATAAAGCTATACCTTGCAGTTTTTATAAATTGAGCTGAAACATTTAAGAAATCTTTTGCAAAGGCATATACTGCATGAACTTACTGCCGTATCAACAATCTATTCTGGTATTGCCCTTTTCTGCACAGGAAATTATACTCAAACTCAGCCAGACGGTAAAACCTTTCTCAGGAGATGAATACCTATCCCGAAAACCCATAGATACCTTTGTTTTCAACGGATGGGTGAGAGAAAACAAGTTCCGGATTTCCAGGCGCATTACACATGCCGAAAACTTTCTTCCCCTGATCCTGGGTAAAATAGAAACAACATCTAAGGGAAGCATTGTATTTGTGACCTACCGCATTTTTCCTACTGTACTGTTCTTTATGGGCTTCTTCTGCCTGATACTCCTGGGAGCCGCTTCTTTTTATGCCATAACCCAAAAAGACTTTCTGACTGCCGGATTCATGGTATTAATCACCCTGGGTATTTATGCTATTTCCATATTAGACTTTAACCAGAAAGTAAAGCTCAGCAAAAATCTGCTCGAAAAAACCCTCAGTCAATAAATGCATAGAAAACCGGCATCAATCCTAAAACTTATTTAGTAGTTTTGCCATGCTATTTTAAACAGAATGAATTATTAAGTTGATGAGCAAAAATAATAGTGCATTTAATTGAAAGCACTACTCACTACTTGATACTCAATACTCACTACTTAAAATAATACCTGATGGAAAATAAAGTGCGTGTACGTTTTGCTCCCAGCCCTACTGGTGCCCTGCATATTGGTGGGGTGCGAACTGCCTTATATAACTACCTGTTCGCCAAAAAACTGGGCGGTAAAATGCTATTACGGATTGAAGACACCGACCAGACCCGTTTTGTGCCTGGCGCCGAAGAATACATATTAGAATCTTTACGTTGGGTGGGTATTCCTATTGATGAGGGCTTAGAACAAGGCGGTCCGCATGCACCTTACCGGCAATCTGAGCGGAAACATATCTACCAGAAATATGCCCGGCAATTGTTAGATACAGGCAAAGCCTACTATGCCTTTGATACGCCTGAGGAACTCGAAGAAATGCGGGAAAGATTAAAAGCAGCTAAAGTGGCTACACCTCAGTACAATGCGATTACCCGTGCTCAGATGAAAAATTCGCTCACCTTATCTGAAGCTGAGGTAAAAGAAAAACTTTCATCTGGCGCACCTTATGTAATCCGTTTGAAAGTACCGCGTAAAGAAGAAGTCCGGCTCAACGACCTGATCCGGGGATGGGTAATGGTGCATTCCTCTGCCATTGACGATAAAGTGCTGATGAAATCTGATGGCATGCCCACCTATCACCTGGCTAATGTAGTAGACGATCACCTGATGGAAATAACACATGTGATCAGGGGAGAAGAATGGTTGCCTTCTGCACCGCTGCATGTGCTGTTATATCAGGCATTTGGCTGGGAAGATACTATGCCCCAATTTGCTCATTTGCCTTTGTTACTCAAGCCAGATGGAAATGGGAAACTAAGCAAACGGGACGCTGACCAGATGGGTTTC from Rhodocytophaga rosea carries:
- a CDS encoding helix-turn-helix domain-containing protein — its product is MRYIKKITDKQKQDLEKIHKDSKSYQERNRCQCILLSNQGYQVQKLASIFQVSQLSIYKWFDRFEKTGVVGLKNQKGKGRKPILTTSNATHVEVVENSIEKEKQQLKLAKREIEAKLGTAMSEMTLKRFLKKLTTDGNVSVNG
- a CDS encoding IS630 family transposase, which produces MQNKEAYEQKVKRLHALLYLAQTGSIDLYFGDESGFCLTPCVPYGWIKKGEHAPILSQRSTRINVFGLLSTNNELLTYQKSGSLNADFIIECVEAFSTSISKFTVIVLDNASWHTCGLWEVKKEEWEQKGLYIFLLPKYSPHLNRIERFWKQVKYHWLKAEDYLSVEALKEALYTIFSGLGTYFKLDFKKLEVDENIILNCV
- a CDS encoding ISAs1 family transposase, which encodes MELKKILNKVADFRVQGRCLHLLADILGLVLCGVIADCDDFDEIADYGKDNTAFLQQELGLSFVNGIPSADTLNRVIRHLDSHSLEQCFKACVAGFSLAGKQVCIDGKELRGTIPAGKKHALVRMVNVWVEEHSLSFGQVAVEAKSNEITTIPALLSN
- the gltX gene encoding glutamate--tRNA ligase, with amino-acid sequence MENKVRVRFAPSPTGALHIGGVRTALYNYLFAKKLGGKMLLRIEDTDQTRFVPGAEEYILESLRWVGIPIDEGLEQGGPHAPYRQSERKHIYQKYARQLLDTGKAYYAFDTPEELEEMRERLKAAKVATPQYNAITRAQMKNSLTLSEAEVKEKLSSGAPYVIRLKVPRKEEVRLNDLIRGWVMVHSSAIDDKVLMKSDGMPTYHLANVVDDHLMEITHVIRGEEWLPSAPLHVLLYQAFGWEDTMPQFAHLPLLLKPDGNGKLSKRDADQMGFPIFPLDWNGMDYKTGEQTFSQGYREAGYLPEALINFLALLGWNPGTQQELFTIDELVEAFSIERVGKAGVKFDINKAKWFNQQYLRTKPDSELVQYLQGALKENNISCTEEKALKIVQLMKERVTFPKEIWADQTYFFQAPATYDQLVIQSKWNPEVAGLIAEFKEGLQNVNELNAEFAKNTLQSVLDKHGVKIGKVLQALRVVITGVSTGPDLMQTMEIIGKQETITRLEIALARLK